A window of Pedobacter lusitanus contains these coding sequences:
- a CDS encoding S9 family peptidase gives MRALITIFLWFFVLDSFAQKNERILVSDLYQIKTASSVKFSPDGKWYVYSVKSIALNETKNGEYDYQRQWFLAPADLSAPARPITSQKENSNGFCWSADGKQLFFTRIVKNTPQLFKLSLNGGEAMQLTDFQYGVTDPVASRDGQKIIFSASISLAELEKDSLLNPEKKSPLWNLEKPKVSAEQIYHNTVKGNADGNLLEIRAYLQQNEKEKKAKVFNRLDFQGEAATNPELSFMHLFALSLQTKDAVPVSLTNGFYNYNLAGISPDSKYILVNADLNPTVHPDRSTESAIYRIWLTGGKPELILGGSDQRFEASSISGDGRWIGFTVTPAKGINVEKAFVYNTDTKKQLSIPLERNQNSQIWSKDNKQLYFTATANGGNILYSYKLSDQSVHRLSAFDNGITSFDVSAQQLVYAQMNTADPSAIFTADLLNKSPKKVNSLNMDWLAGKKLSLPVKKTFVNDQGMEVEYWVMKPAGAETGKKYPVILEMHGGPSAMWGPGESSMWHEFQYYTGLGYGVVYSNPRGSGGYSEAFLRANIKDWGAGPMRDVIKALDLTIEEGWADTTRQFITGGSYAGYLTAWIVSHTDRFKAACAQRGVYDLTTFFGEGNAWRLVPEYFGGYPWEKEAGKLLRAESPFTYVDQIHTPLIIFHGETDLRTGVIQSEMMYKALKVLGREVEYVRHPGATHELTRSGNNRQRADQMLRTAEFFERYK, from the coding sequence ATGAGAGCTCTCATCACCATTTTTTTATGGTTTTTTGTACTGGATTCTTTTGCCCAGAAAAATGAAAGAATTTTAGTCAGCGATTTATACCAAATCAAAACTGCTTCAAGTGTTAAATTTTCTCCCGATGGAAAATGGTATGTCTATAGTGTGAAATCCATTGCGCTTAATGAGACCAAAAACGGAGAGTATGACTATCAGCGTCAGTGGTTTCTTGCCCCGGCTGATCTGAGTGCACCAGCAAGGCCTATCACCAGTCAGAAAGAAAACAGCAATGGTTTCTGCTGGTCTGCAGATGGCAAACAACTGTTTTTTACCAGGATAGTCAAGAATACCCCACAGTTATTTAAACTTTCGTTAAATGGCGGGGAAGCCATGCAGCTTACGGATTTTCAATATGGGGTAACAGATCCTGTGGCAAGCAGGGACGGGCAGAAGATTATTTTCTCTGCTTCAATCAGTCTTGCTGAGCTGGAAAAGGATTCTCTGCTGAACCCGGAAAAGAAATCTCCGTTATGGAATCTGGAGAAACCTAAAGTTTCTGCTGAACAGATTTATCATAATACGGTGAAAGGAAATGCTGACGGAAATTTACTGGAAATCAGAGCCTATCTGCAGCAGAACGAAAAAGAGAAAAAAGCAAAGGTTTTTAACAGACTGGATTTTCAGGGAGAAGCTGCCACAAACCCTGAGCTTAGTTTTATGCATCTGTTCGCCTTATCGCTCCAGACTAAAGATGCAGTACCGGTTTCTTTAACCAATGGTTTTTACAATTATAATTTAGCAGGTATCAGTCCGGACAGTAAATATATTCTGGTCAATGCTGATCTGAATCCGACAGTGCATCCGGACAGAAGTACTGAATCTGCTATTTACCGGATCTGGCTGACAGGAGGGAAACCGGAATTGATTTTGGGTGGTTCGGATCAGCGTTTTGAAGCCTCCAGTATTTCTGGTGATGGTCGGTGGATAGGTTTTACGGTTACTCCTGCAAAGGGAATAAATGTTGAAAAGGCTTTTGTTTATAATACTGATACTAAAAAACAGTTAAGTATCCCATTGGAACGTAATCAGAATTCCCAGATATGGAGTAAAGATAATAAGCAGTTATATTTCACCGCAACTGCCAATGGAGGGAATATATTGTACAGCTATAAATTGTCTGATCAGTCTGTACACCGGCTTTCGGCTTTTGATAATGGAATAACTTCATTTGATGTGAGCGCTCAGCAGCTTGTTTATGCGCAGATGAATACAGCTGATCCTTCAGCGATATTTACCGCTGATCTGCTCAATAAATCGCCAAAAAAGGTTAATAGTCTGAATATGGACTGGCTGGCCGGCAAAAAACTGAGTTTACCTGTAAAAAAGACTTTTGTAAATGATCAGGGAATGGAGGTGGAATACTGGGTAATGAAACCCGCAGGGGCAGAGACCGGGAAAAAATATCCGGTCATACTGGAAATGCATGGCGGCCCTTCTGCCATGTGGGGACCTGGGGAATCAAGTATGTGGCACGAGTTTCAGTATTATACAGGTTTAGGTTATGGGGTTGTATATAGTAATCCAAGGGGATCCGGTGGGTATAGTGAAGCCTTTTTACGGGCAAATATCAAAGACTGGGGCGCAGGGCCTATGCGGGATGTGATTAAAGCACTGGATCTGACTATTGAGGAAGGCTGGGCAGATACTACGCGGCAGTTTATTACAGGCGGTTCTTATGCCGGTTATCTTACGGCATGGATAGTTTCGCATACAGATAGGTTTAAGGCTGCCTGTGCACAGCGCGGGGTTTATGATCTGACAACCTTTTTTGGAGAAGGTAATGCCTGGAGACTGGTCCCTGAATATTTTGGTGGTTATCCCTGGGAAAAAGAAGCAGGAAAATTGCTGAGAGCTGAATCTCCTTTTACCTATGTTGATCAGATTCATACTCCACTGATCATTTTCCATGGGGAGACGGATCTGAGAACGGGGGTGATTCAATCCGAAATGATGTACAAAGCCCTGAAAGTTTTAGGCAGAGAAGTAGAATATGTAAGACATCCGGGAGCCACACATGAGCTCACCAGGTCTGGAAATAACAGGCAACGAGCGGATCAGATGCTGAGAACCGCAGAGTTTTTTGAACGATACAAATAA
- a CDS encoding TlpA disulfide reductase family protein, translating into MKKSTIILGLIGTCLFANAQQKKSVYTVNGNIAGLKSPYIYFYSKGKSDSAAVKDGKFTYTGAAESVPVRVSMHNKKVGFGDFYAERGPVTIKGNADKPDELIITGGKTQTENNELSASKKGINAQLSKIYENWSAANKAKDSVALAKAEQEMTPLEEASTKLTLDFVRSHPSSYVSLDKISELTYEFDYADIAALYQGLSADLKASAGGKKLETSLAVLKKGSNGQKMIDFTQNDPSGKSVSFASFKGKYVLVDFWASWCGPCRGENPNVVKAYNRFSAKGFTVLGVSLDQDGAKWKKAIEDDKLPWSQVSQLNGWKNEVSQYYGIQGIPSNYLVNPEGVIIARNLRGEKLTKKLEELLN; encoded by the coding sequence ATGAAAAAAAGTACAATTATTTTAGGCTTAATCGGCACCTGCCTGTTTGCCAACGCGCAGCAGAAAAAAAGTGTTTACACCGTGAATGGAAATATAGCGGGACTGAAGTCTCCTTATATTTATTTTTATAGCAAAGGTAAATCTGATTCTGCGGCTGTAAAGGATGGCAAATTTACTTATACAGGAGCAGCAGAGAGTGTACCTGTAAGAGTGAGTATGCACAATAAGAAAGTTGGTTTTGGAGATTTTTATGCGGAGAGAGGCCCGGTTACCATTAAAGGGAATGCAGATAAACCGGATGAACTGATCATTACCGGCGGTAAAACACAGACAGAAAACAATGAACTGTCAGCGAGTAAAAAAGGTATTAATGCACAATTGAGCAAGATTTACGAAAACTGGTCTGCAGCAAATAAGGCAAAGGATTCTGTTGCTCTGGCTAAAGCTGAACAGGAGATGACCCCACTGGAAGAGGCTTCAACAAAACTGACGCTGGATTTTGTCAGAAGTCATCCGTCAAGTTATGTGAGTCTGGATAAAATAAGCGAGCTGACTTATGAATTTGATTATGCTGATATTGCTGCGTTATATCAGGGACTGTCTGCTGATCTAAAGGCATCGGCCGGAGGCAAAAAACTGGAAACTTCATTGGCAGTGCTGAAAAAGGGAAGTAACGGTCAAAAAATGATTGATTTCACGCAGAACGACCCATCTGGTAAATCGGTAAGTTTTGCTTCTTTTAAAGGAAAATATGTATTGGTTGATTTCTGGGCAAGCTGGTGTGGTCCATGTCGCGGAGAGAATCCGAATGTAGTTAAAGCTTATAACCGTTTTTCTGCAAAAGGATTTACTGTTTTAGGTGTATCGCTTGATCAGGATGGAGCGAAATGGAAAAAAGCCATTGAAGATGATAAACTACCATGGAGCCAGGTTTCGCAGTTAAATGGCTGGAAAAATGAAGTGTCTCAGTATTATGGTATTCAGGGTATTCCATCAAATTACCTGGTTAATCCGGAAGGGGTGATTATTGCAAGAAACCTCAGAGGAGAAAAACTGACTAAAAAACTGGAAGAATTACTGAATTAA
- a CDS encoding RagB/SusD family nutrient uptake outer membrane protein encodes MRKNLHYIICAWILLILIQSCKLTEVTDLKPEFKLDEGTVVTDVASADKLLAGTYYSLRDEAMANQIPLNTSLMGVNIVKSSTSPYSTNSVQPSGSGLYSGPYELIQTANFVIDKTSALQVTDPRKTQIIAEAKFLRALGHFYLLRLFGQFWDLNSKYGIEIKDKAKSPVSARAGVQTSYDFILADLDEAIANCPEYKRGVAKGYATKLAAKALKARVLLYQKDYTRAAVLAREVMAGPAVLSDDFLKMFTKDKYNSDEVILASVTFANNNNKYFENGKDYYWMSDGVFLADAYKKKLAGDKRNVIIVKNAADPADSTKWRGNGKFATPLEGSRNDTEYYLRLAETYLIYAEAETRRIGGSLTDALAALNTVRLKRGMGAVSGSSPAQLLALIRAEKELELGAESGEDWFDIVRYIKNGDITASSVKLSLTDENKLILPIPQISVDGSNQIIQQNPGY; translated from the coding sequence AGGTGACTGATCTTAAACCGGAGTTTAAACTGGATGAAGGAACGGTGGTAACTGATGTCGCATCAGCAGATAAATTGCTGGCCGGGACATATTATAGTCTGAGAGATGAAGCTATGGCGAATCAGATTCCATTGAATACCAGTTTGATGGGGGTGAATATAGTGAAATCGAGCACATCTCCTTATAGTACAAACAGTGTACAGCCTTCTGGTTCAGGGCTTTATTCAGGGCCCTATGAGCTGATACAGACGGCTAATTTTGTAATTGACAAGACGAGCGCCTTACAGGTGACCGATCCGCGCAAAACACAGATTATTGCTGAAGCAAAGTTTCTGAGAGCTTTGGGACATTTTTATCTCCTGCGTTTGTTTGGGCAATTCTGGGATCTGAATTCAAAATACGGGATAGAAATTAAGGATAAAGCTAAATCTCCGGTGAGTGCAAGAGCAGGGGTACAGACATCTTATGATTTTATCCTGGCTGATCTGGACGAAGCTATAGCGAACTGTCCGGAATATAAGAGAGGGGTAGCCAAAGGTTATGCAACCAAACTGGCAGCAAAGGCACTAAAAGCAAGAGTTCTGTTGTATCAAAAAGATTATACAAGAGCAGCAGTGCTGGCCAGAGAAGTGATGGCAGGCCCGGCAGTATTAAGTGATGATTTTCTGAAAATGTTTACCAAAGATAAATACAATTCGGATGAAGTGATTCTGGCTTCGGTAACTTTTGCGAATAACAATAACAAGTATTTTGAAAACGGGAAAGATTATTACTGGATGAGTGACGGGGTTTTTCTTGCTGATGCTTATAAAAAGAAACTGGCAGGAGATAAAAGAAATGTAATTATTGTAAAGAATGCTGCTGATCCTGCTGATTCTACAAAGTGGCGTGGAAATGGAAAATTTGCAACGCCTTTAGAAGGCAGCCGTAATGATACAGAATACTATCTTCGTTTAGCGGAAACCTATTTAATTTATGCAGAAGCCGAGACGCGCAGGATTGGCGGGAGTTTAACAGACGCGCTGGCAGCTTTGAATACGGTTCGTCTTAAAAGGGGAATGGGTGCTGTTTCGGGTTCATCGCCTGCTCAGTTACTCGCACTGATCAGAGCTGAAAAAGAACTTGAACTTGGAGCAGAATCAGGTGAAGACTGGTTTGATATTGTACGTTATATTAAAAATGGCGATATTACTGCTTCATCGGTAAAGCTCAGTCTGACAGATGAAAACAAACTTATATTGCCAATTCCACAGATCAGTGTGGATGGCTCTAATCAGATTATACAACAAAACCCGGGATATTAA